Proteins co-encoded in one Erinaceus europaeus chromosome 2, mEriEur2.1, whole genome shotgun sequence genomic window:
- the B3GNT9 gene encoding UDP-GlcNAc:betaGal beta-1,3-N-acetylglucosaminyltransferase 9 — MGRRLRLRGEASLTLLLSAALGLLLYAQRDGAAPTTSAPEARGRPARAPTPGPRAFQVPDAEAAPPVYEEDKPEPPTPTPTGPFDFGRYLRAKDQRRFPLLIDQPHKCRGRPPHLLIAVKSLAADFERRQAVRQTWGAEGRVQGALVRRVFLLGVPGAEGGAEGRAVQTHWLALLRAESRVYADILLWAFHDTFFNLTLKEIHFLSWASSHCPEVSFVFKGDADVFVHVGNLLEFLASRDPGQDLLAGDVILQARPIRKRASKYYIPEAVYGLPVYPAYAGGGGFVLSGATLHRLAGACSQVELFPIDDVFLGMCLQRLRLTPEPHPAFRTFGIPQPSAAPNLRTFDPCFYRELVVVHGLSAVDIWLMWHLLHGQHRQACAHPQPVTAGPFQWGA, encoded by the coding sequence ATGGGGCGCCGACTGCGCCTCCGCGGGGAGGCGTCGCTCACGCTGCTCCTGAGCGCCGCGCTGGGCCTCCTGCTCTACGCGCAGCGCGACGGCGCGGCCCCCACGACGAGCGCGCCGGAAGCACGAGGGAGACCGGCTCGGGCGCCCACCCCGGGGCCCCGCGCTTTCCAGGTGCCGGACGCCGAAGCGGCGCCGCCAGTCTACGAGGAGGACAAGCCAGAGCCGCCCACGCCCACGCCCACGGGGCCCTTTGACTTTGGCCGCTACCTGCGCGCCAAGGACCAGCGGCGCTTCCCGCTGCTCATTGACCAGCCGCACAAATGCCGCGGCCGTCCGCCTCACCTGCTCATCGCTGTCAAGTCGCTGGCGGCCGACTTCGAGCGGCGCCAGGCCGTGCGCCAGACGTGGGGCGCCGAGGGCCGCGTGCAGGGGGCGCTCGTGCGCCGCGTCTTCCTGCTGGGCGTGCCCGGCGCGGAGGGGGGCGCGGAGGGACGTGCGGTGCAGACGCACTGGCTCGCCTTGCTGCGTGCGGAGAGCCGCGTCTATGCCGACATCCTGCTCTGGGCCTTCCATGACACTTTCTTCAATCTGACGCTCAAGGAGATTCACTTTTTGTCCTGGGCCTCATCCCACTGCCCCGAAGTGAGCTTCGTTTTCAAAGGCGATGCAGATGTGTTTGTGCATGTAGGCAACCTGCTGGAATTCCTGGCGTCGCGGGACCCGGGGCAGGACCTGCTTGCGGGTGACGTGATCCTGCAGGCGCGGCCGATCCGCAAAAGGGCCAGCAAGTACTACATCCCCGAGGCTGTGTACGGCCTCCCTGTCTATCCGGCCTACGCAGGAGGGGGCGGTTTCGTGTTATCAGGAGCCACACTGCACCGGCTGGCTGGTGCCTGCTCACAGGTTGAGCTCTTTCCTATCGACGATGTCTTTCTGGGCATGTGTCTGCAGCGCTTGCGGCTCACACCCGAGCCTCACCCAGCTTTCCGCACTTTTGGCATCCCCCAGCCATCAGCAGCTCCTAACCTACGTACCTTCGACCCCTGCTTTTACCGAGAGCTGGTTGTAGTGCACGGGCTCTCGGCTGTTGACATCTGGCTCATGTGGCACCTGCTGCATGGGCAGCACAGACAAGCCTGTGCACATCCTCAGCCTGTCACTGCAGGCCCCTTCCAATGGGGCGCCTAG